TCTGAGGGGTTGAGCGATGCGTGACAAAATCAAGCTGGTCTCGACGGCGGGTACGGGACACTTTTACACCACGACCAAGAACAAGAAGACGACCCCGGACAAGCTCGAGTTCGTCAAATACGATCCCAAGGCGCGCAAGCATGTCGCCTATCGGGAAGACAAAATCAAGTAATCCTCTGGCCTCTTGGCACTCTCTGCGCTAGAGTGCCAAGAAGACGCCCGGAGTGGGCGTGTCCT
The window above is part of the Acidithiobacillus acidisediminis genome. Proteins encoded here:
- the rpmG gene encoding 50S ribosomal protein L33: MRDKIKLVSTAGTGHFYTTTKNKKTTPDKLEFVKYDPKARKHVAYREDKIK